In a genomic window of Meriones unguiculatus strain TT.TT164.6M chromosome 8, Bangor_MerUng_6.1, whole genome shotgun sequence:
- the Ntmt1 gene encoding N-terminal Xaa-Pro-Lys N-methyltransferase 1 isoform X1: protein MTSEVIEDEKQFYSKARTYWKQIPATVDGMLGGYGHISNIDLSSSRKFLQRFLREGPNKTGTFCALDCGAGIGRITKRLLLPLFKVVDMVDVTEDFLAKAKTYLGEEGKRVRNYFCCGLQDFSPEPSAYDVIWIQWVIGHLTDQHLADFLRRCKQGLRPNGIIVIKDNMAQEGVILDDVDSSVCRDLEVVRRIIRSAGLSLLAEERQENLPDEIYHVYSFALR from the exons ATGACAAGCGAGGTGATCGAAGATGAGAAGCAGTTCTATTCGAAGGCCAGGACGTACTGGAAGCAGATCCCAGCCACGGTGGACGGCATGCTTGGGGGGTATGGCCACATCTCCAACATCGACCTCAGCAGCTCCCGGAAGTTtctgcagaggtttttaagg GAAGGCCCAAATAAGACGGGGACTTTCTGTGCCCTGGACTGTGGCGCAGGCATCGGAAGGATCACCAAGCGCCTGCTCCTGCCACTCTTCAAGGTGGTGGACATGGTGGACGTGACAGAGGACTTTCTGGCCAAAGCCAAGACCTACCTGGGGGAAGAGGGCAAGAGGGTGAGGAACTACTTCTGCTGTGGCTTGCAGGACTTCAGCCCAGAGCCCAGCGCCTACGACGTCATCTGGATCCAGTGGGTGATAG GCCACCTGACGGATCAGCACCTGGCTGACTTTCTACGCCGCTGCAAGCAGGGCCTGCGCCCCAATGGCATCATCGTCATCAAAGACAACATGGCCCAGGAGGGCGTGATCCTGGATGACGTGGACAGCAGTGTGTGCCGAGACCTGGAGGTGGTACGCCGGATCATCCGCAGTGCGGGCCTCAGCCTGCTGGCGGAGGAGCGCCAGGAGAACCTGCCGGATGAGATCTACCATGTCTACAGCTTTGCCCTGAGATGA
- the Ntmt1 gene encoding N-terminal Xaa-Pro-Lys N-methyltransferase 1 isoform X2, translating to MRSSSIRRPGRTGSRSQPRWTACLGGPNKTGTFCALDCGAGIGRITKRLLLPLFKVVDMVDVTEDFLAKAKTYLGEEGKRVRNYFCCGLQDFSPEPSAYDVIWIQWVIGHLTDQHLADFLRRCKQGLRPNGIIVIKDNMAQEGVILDDVDSSVCRDLEVVRRIIRSAGLSLLAEERQENLPDEIYHVYSFALR from the exons ATGAGAAGCAGTTCTATTCGAAGGCCAGGACGTACTGGAAGCAGATCCCAGCCACGGTGGACGGCATGCTTGGGGG GCCCAAATAAGACGGGGACTTTCTGTGCCCTGGACTGTGGCGCAGGCATCGGAAGGATCACCAAGCGCCTGCTCCTGCCACTCTTCAAGGTGGTGGACATGGTGGACGTGACAGAGGACTTTCTGGCCAAAGCCAAGACCTACCTGGGGGAAGAGGGCAAGAGGGTGAGGAACTACTTCTGCTGTGGCTTGCAGGACTTCAGCCCAGAGCCCAGCGCCTACGACGTCATCTGGATCCAGTGGGTGATAG GCCACCTGACGGATCAGCACCTGGCTGACTTTCTACGCCGCTGCAAGCAGGGCCTGCGCCCCAATGGCATCATCGTCATCAAAGACAACATGGCCCAGGAGGGCGTGATCCTGGATGACGTGGACAGCAGTGTGTGCCGAGACCTGGAGGTGGTACGCCGGATCATCCGCAGTGCGGGCCTCAGCCTGCTGGCGGAGGAGCGCCAGGAGAACCTGCCGGATGAGATCTACCATGTCTACAGCTTTGCCCTGAGATGA
- the Ntmt1 gene encoding N-terminal Xaa-Pro-Lys N-methyltransferase 1 isoform X3, translating into MVDVTEDFLAKAKTYLGEEGKRVRNYFCCGLQDFSPEPSAYDVIWIQWVIGHLTDQHLADFLRRCKQGLRPNGIIVIKDNMAQEGVILDDVDSSVCRDLEVVRRIIRSAGLSLLAEERQENLPDEIYHVYSFALR; encoded by the exons ATGGTGGACGTGACAGAGGACTTTCTGGCCAAAGCCAAGACCTACCTGGGGGAAGAGGGCAAGAGGGTGAGGAACTACTTCTGCTGTGGCTTGCAGGACTTCAGCCCAGAGCCCAGCGCCTACGACGTCATCTGGATCCAGTGGGTGATAG GCCACCTGACGGATCAGCACCTGGCTGACTTTCTACGCCGCTGCAAGCAGGGCCTGCGCCCCAATGGCATCATCGTCATCAAAGACAACATGGCCCAGGAGGGCGTGATCCTGGATGACGTGGACAGCAGTGTGTGCCGAGACCTGGAGGTGGTACGCCGGATCATCCGCAGTGCGGGCCTCAGCCTGCTGGCGGAGGAGCGCCAGGAGAACCTGCCGGATGAGATCTACCATGTCTACAGCTTTGCCCTGAGATGA
- the Asb6 gene encoding ankyrin repeat and SOCS box protein 6, with amino-acid sequence MPFLHGFRRIIFEYQPLVDSILGALGIQDLERQEPVHDYAASEESRILVLTELLEQKAHSPFYQEGVSNALLKIAELGLTRAAAVLLQSGANLNFEDPVTYYTALHIAVLRNQPDMVELLVRHGADINRRDRIHESSPLDLASEEPERLPCLQRLLDLGADVNAADKNGKTALLHALASSDGVQIHNTENIRLLLEGGADVKATTKDGDTVFTCIIFLLGETVCGDKEEAPMINRFCFQVTQLLLAHGADPSECPAHESLTHICLKSFKLHFPLLRFLLESGAAYNCSLHGASCWSGFNLIFERLCSHPGCAEDDSHVELLHKAETVLDLMVTSSQRLQLPENFNIHPVGSLAGKIQALHASLRQLESFPPPLKHLCRVSIRVCLRPWPVDTKIKALPLPDRLKWYLLSAHSSTEDSC; translated from the exons ATGCCGTTCCTGCACGGCTTCCGCAGGATCATCTTCGAGTACCAGCCCCTGGTGGACTCCATCCTGGGCGCCCTGGGCATCCAGGACCTGGAGCGGCAGGAGCCCGTGCACGA TTACGCTGCCAGCGAGGAGAGCCGCATCCTGGTCCTCACCGAGCTGCTGGAGCAGAAGGCCCACTCGCCATTCTACCAGGAGGGGGTGAGCAACGCTTTGCTGAAGATAGCTGAGCTGGGGCTGACTCGGGCAGCGGCTGTCCTTCTGCAGAGCGGGGCCAACCTCAATTTTGAAG ACCCCGTTACGTACTACACAGCCCTGCACATTGCTGTCCTGAGGAACCAGCCTGACATGGTGGAGCTGCTGGTGCGCCACGGGGCGGACATCAACAGGAGGGACCGG ATCCATGAGAGCAGCCCCTTGGATCTGGCCAGCGAGGAACCCGAACGCCTGCCCTGCCTACAGCGCCTCCTGGATCTCGGAGCAGATGTCAATGCAGCTGACAAGAATG ggaagaCAGCGCTGCTGCACGCTCTGGCCAGCAGCGACGGAGTGCAAATCCACAACACAGAGAACATCCGGCTCCTCCTAGAGGGAG GGGCAGATGTCAAGGCCACCACCAAAGATGGGGACACTGTATTCACATGCATCATCTTCCTGCTCGGTGAGACCGTCTGTGGGGACAAGGAGGAGGCCCCGATGATCAACCGCTTCTGCTTCCAAGTCACGCAGCTTTTGCTGGCCCACGGAGCCGACCCCAGTGAGTGCCCGGCCCATGAGTCCCTCACACATATCTGCCTCAAGAGCTTCAAGCTGCACTTCCCCCTCCTGCGCTTCCTGCTGGAGTCAGGGGCCGCCTACAACTGCTCCCTGCACGGCGCATCCTGTTGGTCTGGCTTCAACCTCATTTTTGAGAGGCTGTGCTCCCACCCGGGCTGTGCCGAGGACGACAGCCATGTTGAGCTCCTGCATAAGGCCGAGACCGTGCTGGACCTCATGGTGACTAGCTCTCAGAGGCTGCAGCTGCCTGAGAACTTCAACATCCACCCAGTGGGTAGTTTGGCAGGGAAGATCCAGGCCCTGCATGCCTCCCTGCGGCAGCTGGAGAGTTTCCCGCCACCTCTCAAGCACCTGTGCCGCGTGTCCATCCGGGTGTGCCTGCGGCCCTGGCCTGTGGACACCAAGATCAAAGCGCTGCCCCTGCCTGACAGGCTCAAGTGGTACCTGCTCAGTGCACACAGCAGCACAGAAGACAGCTGCTGA